From Spirochaeta isovalerica, one genomic window encodes:
- a CDS encoding GNAT family N-acetyltransferase has protein sequence MVAISKNSISPLTPELEKRILHNPLLNIDTFIIPSPYVKNPNLIKDYEHSFVYIHEGELLGYILVYADREKKDFLIYKVTTSPFGRGMGIGTLFIEFLAEMIPTGSTISLYVWEKQQDTMDFFSSMGFISEESIVYRNLIYHYFSATRAQIIKRSSTRKIRGNSALEEIGNTRHDARKVVRLLSSMVEKLALENCDRIIEDINRETTGLINILNSFRDSIETIHEVNLKDLITERIIPYIETSMKDCDIKFHMESRISSIKGSYVNISRALINLFANSIDAIKEKGERGMITIQLSQDEENVYLMVGDNGTGIKAELMIKDEEGYPAFMGQTTKIRKQGEGLGTVQIFSTIGVENIAINSVVGEGTYWTLRFKKKQKEKEKWFMSLERRYFEFTGLQESTKITGRTPHNAVISVIWQMRKMEIFLFDIIMQFSKFHNMRDVYRQILIYLQGYESEEKLLETIESYRCDHPVIKEWMYRISLAIRDTMVKLEKHVDLNGYKGELFKSYGQAIGNIMIFTLDPETGNFLVTDRKLAEHFDFVYYLKKERDDLLRGEFIGDMKNPDSPILFGVWHIDSDEDLLEKLKKIREGARRLVEIGIDETKKLAFYQTTYCENDKDINTDKTTTFGEFIHLEDRELEKFMRTADDEFAGFLVHRD, from the coding sequence ATGGTTGCCATATCAAAAAATTCCATAAGCCCTCTGACGCCGGAGCTTGAGAAGCGGATTCTTCACAATCCTCTGCTCAATATCGATACTTTCATCATCCCCTCCCCCTATGTGAAGAATCCGAATCTGATAAAGGATTATGAACACAGTTTCGTCTATATCCACGAGGGAGAGCTTCTGGGCTACATTCTTGTTTACGCCGACAGGGAGAAGAAAGATTTCCTTATTTACAAAGTGACCACGAGCCCCTTCGGCCGCGGAATGGGGATAGGGACCCTCTTTATCGAATTTCTGGCGGAAATGATTCCCACGGGATCCACCATAAGCCTTTATGTCTGGGAGAAACAGCAGGATACCATGGATTTCTTTTCCAGCATGGGCTTCATATCTGAAGAGTCCATCGTTTACAGGAACCTGATCTATCACTACTTTTCCGCGACCCGGGCTCAGATTATCAAGCGAAGCAGCACCAGGAAGATCCGGGGGAACTCCGCTCTGGAAGAGATAGGCAACACCCGCCACGACGCGCGGAAAGTGGTTCGCCTTCTCTCTTCCATGGTGGAAAAGCTGGCTCTGGAAAACTGCGACCGCATTATCGAAGACATCAACCGGGAAACCACGGGCCTGATCAATATCCTCAACTCTTTCCGGGACAGCATCGAAACCATACATGAAGTGAACCTGAAGGATCTGATTACCGAAAGGATCATTCCCTATATCGAAACGTCCATGAAAGACTGTGATATTAAGTTCCATATGGAGTCCCGAATTTCTTCGATCAAAGGCTCCTATGTCAATATCAGCCGCGCGCTGATCAATCTCTTCGCCAACTCGATTGACGCGATCAAGGAGAAAGGAGAGAGGGGCATGATCACCATTCAGCTCTCTCAGGATGAGGAAAACGTCTACCTGATGGTCGGCGACAACGGCACGGGAATCAAGGCCGAGCTGATGATAAAAGACGAAGAGGGCTATCCCGCCTTCATGGGACAGACAACGAAGATCCGGAAACAGGGGGAAGGGCTCGGAACGGTTCAGATTTTCTCAACCATCGGCGTGGAGAACATCGCCATCAACAGCGTCGTGGGAGAGGGAACCTACTGGACCCTGCGCTTCAAGAAGAAACAGAAAGAGAAGGAAAAGTGGTTCATGAGTCTGGAACGGCGTTACTTCGAGTTTACCGGACTGCAGGAATCGACGAAAATCACAGGAAGAACACCCCACAATGCGGTAATATCCGTCATCTGGCAGATGAGAAAAATGGAAATCTTCCTTTTCGACATCATCATGCAGTTCAGCAAGTTCCACAATATGCGCGATGTCTACCGTCAGATTCTGATTTATCTGCAGGGTTATGAATCGGAGGAAAAGCTGCTGGAGACCATCGAGAGCTACCGCTGCGACCATCCGGTTATCAAGGAATGGATGTACCGCATATCCCTGGCGATCAGAGATACCATGGTGAAGCTGGAAAAACATGTCGACCTGAACGGATACAAAGGGGAACTGTTCAAGAGTTACGGTCAGGCCATCGGCAATATCATGATCTTCACTCTCGATCCGGAAACGGGGAATTTCCTCGTTACGGACCGGAAACTGGCTGAGCATTTCGACTTTGTCTATTACCTGAAAAAGGAACGGGATGATCTGCTGAGAGGGGAATTTATCGGCGATATGAAAAATCCCGACAGCCCTATCCTTTTCGGAGTATGGCATATTGATTCCGATGAGGACCTGTTAGAGAAACTAAAGAAAATACGCGAGGGGGCGCGCCGGCTCGTCGAAATAGGAATTGACGAAACCAAGAAGCTGGCCTTTTACCAGACGACCTATTGCGAAAATGATAAAGATATCAATACGGACAAAACAACGACCTTCGGAGAGTTCATTCATCTGGAGGACCGGGAGCTCGAAAAGTTTATGCGTACAGCCGATGACGAGTTCGCCGGATTCCTGGTGCACAGGGACTAG
- a CDS encoding DUF1576 domain-containing protein produces MAQKEISNHTYLLIILSLLLTGMIFTGLADSGISATAKGFLKIQTHPARLINDYIEIAGTGGALLNGALVGAIGLLLILVSRIPLSGPTFAAVLTMAGFGLFGKTPLNILPIFFGVYLSARLVGKGLRDYLMIALFGTALAPLVSTLAWELGLPPLAAVLAGTAGGIVTGFFLPAIAVSMLHLHQGYNLYNMGLTCGFFGLFAAALLRGFGHEYAGAFYWFEGTNPYLSLLVPAMSLLLIAAGIVRDGRKVWKALREILTIPGRLPSDFIDLVSAGGTLLNSGLIGLAGSLYIYLIGAPFNGSVIGGLLTIMGFGAFGTHISNAWPVVTGVILATLATGNSLNSPGPVLAAIFSTTLAPLAGEFGIPAGVAAGIIHLLMVLQTGAWHGGMNLYNNGFAGGLTASLIIAVIQWYRTNKEEF; encoded by the coding sequence ATGGCTCAAAAAGAAATCAGTAACCATACTTATCTTCTGATAATTCTGTCCTTGCTTCTGACAGGAATGATCTTTACCGGTCTGGCCGATTCCGGCATTAGTGCGACCGCGAAAGGTTTTTTGAAAATACAAACACATCCGGCCAGGCTTATTAATGATTATATTGAAATCGCCGGTACCGGCGGAGCCCTGTTGAACGGAGCTCTTGTAGGGGCTATTGGCCTTCTTTTGATTCTGGTGTCCCGGATACCCCTCTCGGGACCGACTTTCGCCGCTGTTCTGACTATGGCGGGTTTCGGTCTTTTCGGAAAAACCCCTCTCAATATCCTACCGATTTTTTTCGGTGTATATCTATCGGCCCGGCTTGTGGGAAAAGGTCTCCGTGACTATCTTATGATCGCCCTTTTCGGAACGGCTCTGGCTCCTCTTGTCAGCACTCTTGCCTGGGAACTGGGACTGCCTCCTCTGGCGGCTGTTCTTGCCGGTACAGCCGGGGGGATCGTTACAGGTTTCTTTCTTCCCGCCATCGCTGTTTCCATGCTCCATCTCCATCAGGGGTATAACCTCTATAATATGGGGCTGACCTGCGGTTTCTTCGGGCTTTTCGCCGCCGCACTTTTACGGGGATTCGGCCATGAATATGCCGGGGCTTTTTACTGGTTCGAGGGGACAAACCCCTATCTGTCACTTCTCGTTCCGGCCATGTCGCTCCTGCTGATCGCTGCCGGAATCGTCAGAGACGGGAGGAAGGTCTGGAAAGCCCTGAGAGAAATTCTTACCATACCCGGCCGTCTTCCCTCGGATTTTATCGATCTCGTCTCCGCGGGAGGAACCCTGCTCAACAGCGGACTGATCGGCTTGGCCGGTTCACTTTATATCTACCTTATCGGAGCGCCTTTTAACGGATCTGTTATCGGCGGTTTGCTTACCATAATGGGTTTCGGGGCTTTCGGTACCCATATTTCCAATGCCTGGCCTGTTGTTACCGGTGTCATCCTGGCTACTCTGGCTACAGGGAATTCCCTTAATTCCCCCGGCCCTGTTCTCGCGGCGATTTTTTCTACGACGCTGGCTCCCCTGGCCGGAGAATTCGGTATTCCCGCCGGTGTGGCGGCCGGTATCATTCATCTCCTCATGGTGCTCCAGACGGGGGCCTGGCACGGCGGCATGAATCTCTATAACAATGGTTTTGCCGGAGGTTTGACGGCATCTCTAATAATTGCTGTTATTCAGTGGTACAGAACGAACAAAGAGGAATTCTGA
- a CDS encoding aldehyde ferredoxin oxidoreductase family protein, which translates to MDKILRVRMSSKPEYSIEEVGDYAGIGGRALTSKVIFTEVPPLCHPLGPENKLVIAPGLMSGSAAAISGRLSVGCKSPLTGTIKESNAGGQAAQVLAKIGYAAIILEGESPEGKLYTLIVRKDSVEIVPADDITGLNNYAAVEKLVAKYGEKCAYMSIGSAGERKMANSSIAVTDMELRPTRHCGRGGVGAVMASKGIKALVLDDAGCSVRKPVNDEAFKAANKEFIAGIKKHAVSGQGLPAYGTNVLANVINEAGGFPTNNFTTGQFDKVHNISGETQAETETSRGGLATHGCHRGCVIQCSGTYVDKDGNYITKQPEYETVWAHGANCGIDDLDAIARMDRMDDDFGLDTIEMGATIGVAMEAGLCEFGDAEGAMKLVREVGEGTPLGRILGSGAAVAAKTFGIERAPVVKGQAMPAYDPRPIQGIGVTYATTPMGADHTAGYAIATNILKVGGFVDPLKPQGQIELSRNLQIATAAIDSTGMCLFIAFPILDQPETFNAFVDLINAFHGLNLTADDVTALGKDILTWEREFNKRAGFTKEHDRLPMYFKRERLAPHDAIFDVTDEELDQVFNW; encoded by the coding sequence ATGGATAAAATTTTACGTGTCAGGATGAGTTCCAAACCGGAATACTCTATCGAAGAAGTAGGCGACTATGCCGGGATCGGCGGGCGCGCTCTCACCTCAAAAGTCATTTTTACGGAAGTTCCTCCTCTCTGCCACCCTCTGGGGCCGGAAAATAAGCTTGTAATTGCTCCGGGGCTTATGTCGGGAAGCGCCGCGGCGATTTCCGGGCGTCTATCCGTCGGCTGCAAGAGCCCTTTGACCGGAACGATTAAGGAATCCAACGCGGGAGGTCAGGCAGCCCAGGTTCTGGCTAAGATCGGTTACGCCGCCATCATTCTCGAAGGGGAATCTCCTGAGGGAAAACTCTATACTCTAATTGTCAGGAAAGACAGCGTGGAAATCGTTCCCGCCGACGATATAACAGGCCTGAACAACTATGCGGCTGTAGAAAAACTTGTGGCCAAATACGGTGAAAAATGCGCTTATATGTCTATCGGTTCTGCCGGTGAAAGAAAGATGGCCAACTCATCAATCGCCGTAACCGATATGGAATTAAGACCTACCAGACATTGCGGAAGGGGAGGCGTCGGCGCCGTAATGGCTTCCAAAGGCATAAAAGCCCTTGTTCTCGATGATGCGGGCTGTTCCGTCAGAAAGCCTGTTAATGATGAGGCTTTCAAAGCCGCCAACAAAGAGTTTATCGCCGGAATCAAGAAACACGCGGTTTCCGGACAGGGGCTCCCCGCCTACGGGACCAACGTCCTTGCCAATGTTATCAACGAAGCGGGCGGATTTCCCACTAACAACTTCACAACGGGACAGTTCGACAAAGTTCATAACATCAGCGGCGAAACCCAGGCTGAAACCGAAACTTCACGGGGCGGCCTGGCTACCCACGGATGCCATCGCGGCTGCGTTATTCAGTGTTCCGGTACCTATGTGGACAAAGATGGAAACTATATAACCAAGCAGCCGGAATACGAAACAGTCTGGGCTCACGGAGCCAACTGCGGTATCGATGACCTGGACGCCATCGCCAGAATGGACCGTATGGATGACGATTTCGGATTGGATACGATCGAAATGGGCGCCACCATCGGTGTGGCCATGGAAGCGGGACTCTGTGAATTCGGAGACGCCGAAGGCGCGATGAAACTGGTCAGGGAAGTCGGCGAAGGGACGCCTCTGGGTAGAATCCTCGGAAGCGGAGCCGCTGTTGCGGCCAAGACATTCGGTATCGAGAGAGCTCCGGTCGTCAAAGGACAGGCCATGCCTGCCTACGACCCGAGACCGATTCAGGGTATCGGAGTAACCTATGCCACCACACCTATGGGAGCAGACCACACGGCCGGTTACGCCATTGCCACCAACATCCTTAAAGTGGGCGGATTTGTCGATCCTCTGAAACCTCAGGGGCAGATCGAACTCTCTCGGAACCTGCAGATCGCCACGGCAGCCATAGACTCGACGGGAATGTGTCTCTTTATAGCTTTTCCCATTCTCGATCAGCCTGAAACCTTCAACGCTTTCGTCGATCTGATTAACGCATTCCACGGCCTGAATCTGACTGCCGATGACGTAACAGCCCTCGGTAAAGACATTCTGACCTGGGAGCGGGAGTTCAACAAAAGAGCGGGATTTACCAAAGAGCACGACAGGCTTCCCATGTACTTCAAACGGGAGAGACTGGCTCCTCATGATGCCATTTTCGACGTGACAGACGAAGAACTGGATCAGGTTTTCAACTGGTAA
- a CDS encoding TetR/AcrR family transcriptional regulator, with the protein MDLGILGYDDSRTLNKKRGEILEAAKVLFIDQGIDRVSMQMIAEASSITRRSLYNYYESKEKIAVDIQILNLRKVSFFDTWNILGKPAVEVKEIIKDILENQLQEYMFISCFDIFFSRGYPDKKYVDFMQREISTRTFVSNQDLSRPESVDYSEFATIDMLIAYTQRLVMRIVRESLSFAVVEEEVNLICSLLT; encoded by the coding sequence ATGGATCTCGGAATACTGGGCTATGACGATTCAAGGACCCTTAATAAAAAAAGAGGAGAAATCCTCGAAGCCGCCAAAGTTCTTTTCATCGATCAGGGAATTGACAGAGTTTCCATGCAGATGATTGCCGAAGCGTCCTCCATAACCCGTAGGAGCCTTTACAATTATTATGAATCCAAAGAAAAAATTGCCGTAGATATCCAGATTCTCAACCTGAGAAAAGTCAGTTTTTTCGATACCTGGAATATTCTGGGTAAACCGGCTGTTGAAGTGAAAGAGATTATAAAAGATATTCTTGAAAACCAGCTTCAGGAATATATGTTTATCAGCTGTTTCGATATCTTCTTCAGCAGGGGATATCCCGATAAAAAGTATGTGGATTTCATGCAGCGGGAGATCAGCACCAGGACATTTGTTTCCAATCAGGATCTGTCCCGTCCCGAATCTGTAGATTACTCCGAGTTCGCCACAATCGATATGCTTATTGCCTACACACAGAGATTGGTTATGAGGATTGTACGGGAATCTCTGTCTTTCGCGGTTGTAGAGGAAGAAGTCAATCTCATCTGTTCCCTCCTGACCTGA
- a CDS encoding TetR/AcrR family transcriptional regulator, which yields MMFNHIEDKTLSRTVIKTRRRILEASFELFARNGIFRTTMVDIADAVGLTRRTLYNHYDTKEELALLLHKLLLNDVLDNCNYKLQPGDMNKEGIKHCLVSLYNYLIKDSERLAFTVYFDQYARERNDLIGEENLFVNYLLNNTKIIEYFTQLKINGSFRDASVAPELMAKICFESLIAYLERISFRLEAHKEQGIVKYHDYIMLIDKLL from the coding sequence ATGATGTTTAACCATATAGAAGACAAAACGCTGAGCCGTACCGTTATAAAAACCCGCCGACGCATCCTGGAAGCATCGTTCGAGCTTTTCGCCCGCAACGGAATTTTCAGGACGACAATGGTGGATATCGCAGACGCCGTCGGCTTGACCCGGAGAACGCTTTATAATCATTACGATACCAAAGAGGAACTCGCTCTTCTCCTTCACAAACTGCTGTTGAATGATGTCCTGGATAACTGCAACTACAAACTGCAGCCTGGAGACATGAACAAAGAGGGAATCAAACACTGTCTTGTCTCGCTTTACAATTATCTCATCAAGGATTCCGAACGACTGGCCTTTACTGTCTATTTCGATCAGTACGCCCGGGAGCGGAATGATTTAATAGGGGAAGAAAATCTCTTCGTCAACTATCTTCTGAACAATACGAAAATTATCGAGTATTTTACTCAGTTAAAAATTAATGGGAGCTTTAGAGATGCTTCCGTGGCTCCTGAATTGATGGCGAAAATATGTTTTGAAAGCCTGATCGCCTATCTTGAAAGGATCAGTTTCAGACTTGAAGCTCATAAAGAGCAGGGCATTGTCAAATATCACGATTACATTATGCTGATAGATAAGCTGCTTTAG
- a CDS encoding DJ-1/PfpI family protein produces MKKIKTLLFYYDDFSNFEVACTAFQFHDGLITAALEQRPFKSEENMVMIPHKTLDEINPAEIDLFVIPGGNPTSLFENATLRSFLTAVADRGGVVAGICGGTGLMAAMGLLKGKKCTGNSAGIGPDWKWGYPLFSESIITNESAVVVDGNMVTSQGRAFLEMSLRLNDVMGMYSSEEERQQDLDWWMGGN; encoded by the coding sequence ATGAAAAAGATTAAAACTTTACTGTTCTATTACGATGATTTTTCCAATTTTGAAGTGGCCTGTACGGCTTTTCAATTCCACGATGGTCTTATTACAGCGGCGCTGGAGCAGCGGCCTTTTAAGAGCGAAGAGAATATGGTGATGATTCCCCATAAAACGCTTGATGAGATAAATCCGGCCGAAATCGATCTATTTGTCATTCCCGGCGGCAATCCCACATCTCTTTTTGAAAACGCCACGCTTCGCAGCTTTCTGACAGCCGTGGCAGACAGGGGCGGTGTCGTCGCGGGAATATGCGGAGGGACAGGGCTTATGGCGGCCATGGGGCTGCTGAAGGGAAAGAAGTGCACGGGAAACAGTGCCGGTATAGGCCCTGACTGGAAATGGGGATATCCGCTCTTCAGCGAGAGCATCATTACCAATGAGTCGGCGGTCGTTGTCGACGGTAATATGGTAACCTCTCAGGGAAGGGCTTTTCTGGAAATGTCCCTAAGGCTGAATGACGTAATGGGTATGTACAGCTCCGAAGAAGAGCGGCAGCAGGACCTGGACTGGTGGATGGGCGGGAATTGA
- a CDS encoding cache domain-containing protein produces the protein MKKKISIRFILILGMPGLVMGIISFIILSTYFSSKQVFTEHAREIMGNISSYTIDKSRSHLYPARDAALLTSGLAVNKIVTSSRKNEMEHYFFEQLMVNSQFSNIYYGTVEGEFVMVSRRGEEGFMTKNISLTDGERSVVFRETDLFFRETRQYSDDQDTYDPRKRPWFIQAIEARSLIWTDPYVFFTSRNPGITTASPVYNDNGSLHGVVGVDIEISELSDFLASLSIGKNGKAFILDNTGKVLAYPEKSQLTVNTDDDAVHLATIGELEDEVSKAAYEALQSKEYELDEKSELFFTFNYENQVFHAMFAPFKASYWPWLLGIYIPEDDYIGALKKNRTSSLIISLSLGLVTILIGFFITRSIVQPLIRLQGAAKSVGSGNLKSPLNIETSYREVDETARVFELMRIELEEKSRIEEQLQQTQKVESIGRLAGGVAHDLNNLLTPILGYSEMLMNKMENEALKRQVQQIFKAGGKARDLVQQLLAFSRKQELEYKPLDLNKVVTGFQKLLKRTIREDISIEIVESEKTPIVMADPGQIEQVILNLCVNAQDAMPAGGVLTVELTVVEMENSSGRKYNNIEKGSYVLLAISDTGQGMAPEIKDKIFEPFFSTKGEFGIGLGLATVYGIVNQHNGDILVYSEPGRGSTFKVYLPLSSENLPAEKKEADGENRRGSETVLVAEDNRQVKELTETILRDLGYNVLSSANGTEAINVLSTYKGKVDILLTDVIMPDMNGRELYEKISRSRKNLKVLYMSGYADKAMAQQNILEMGSLFIQKPFSMGSLAKKLREVIEMD, from the coding sequence GTGAAAAAGAAAATATCGATCCGCTTTATTCTCATTCTCGGGATGCCCGGTCTGGTTATGGGAATTATAAGCTTCATCATCCTTTCGACTTATTTCTCTTCGAAGCAGGTCTTTACCGAACATGCCAGAGAGATAATGGGTAATATTTCTTCCTACACCATAGATAAGTCGCGCAGTCACCTCTATCCTGCCCGGGACGCCGCTCTGCTCACGAGCGGTCTGGCTGTTAACAAAATAGTCACATCCAGCCGTAAAAACGAAATGGAGCACTATTTCTTTGAGCAGCTGATGGTCAATTCCCAGTTCTCCAACATTTATTACGGAACGGTTGAAGGGGAGTTCGTCATGGTTTCCCGCCGCGGCGAAGAGGGGTTTATGACAAAGAACATCTCTCTGACTGATGGAGAGCGTTCTGTCGTGTTCCGGGAGACTGATCTGTTTTTCCGGGAAACCCGCCAGTATTCCGATGATCAGGATACTTATGACCCCCGGAAGAGACCCTGGTTCATTCAGGCTATAGAGGCCAGAAGTCTGATATGGACCGATCCCTATGTCTTTTTCACCTCCCGTAATCCCGGAATTACGACAGCCAGCCCGGTCTATAATGATAACGGTTCTCTTCATGGTGTCGTCGGGGTGGATATCGAAATTTCCGAACTTTCCGATTTTCTGGCCAGTCTGAGCATAGGAAAAAACGGAAAAGCCTTTATTCTCGATAACACGGGCAAGGTTCTGGCCTATCCCGAAAAAAGTCAGCTTACAGTCAATACCGATGATGATGCTGTTCATCTGGCCACTATCGGCGAACTGGAAGACGAAGTGAGTAAAGCGGCTTATGAAGCCCTGCAATCGAAAGAATATGAACTGGATGAAAAGAGCGAGCTTTTTTTCACCTTTAATTATGAGAATCAGGTCTTCCATGCCATGTTTGCTCCCTTCAAGGCTTCTTATTGGCCCTGGTTGCTGGGAATCTATATTCCCGAAGATGACTATATCGGAGCTTTGAAAAAAAACAGAACCTCTTCCCTTATCATATCCCTGTCTCTGGGGCTTGTTACCATTCTTATCGGATTTTTCATAACCCGGTCGATAGTCCAGCCCCTTATCCGTCTGCAGGGCGCTGCGAAATCGGTGGGCAGCGGTAATCTGAAAAGTCCTCTCAATATTGAGACGTCCTACAGGGAAGTGGATGAAACCGCCAGAGTTTTTGAACTGATGCGTATCGAACTGGAGGAGAAATCGCGCATAGAAGAGCAGCTTCAGCAGACCCAAAAGGTCGAATCCATCGGCCGGCTTGCCGGCGGGGTAGCTCACGATCTGAATAATCTATTGACTCCGATACTGGGCTACAGCGAAATGCTTATGAACAAAATGGAGAACGAAGCCCTGAAAAGGCAGGTCCAGCAGATCTTCAAAGCGGGTGGCAAAGCCCGTGATCTGGTTCAGCAGCTACTGGCCTTCAGCCGCAAACAGGAGCTGGAGTATAAGCCGCTTGATCTCAACAAAGTGGTTACGGGGTTCCAGAAACTTCTCAAGAGAACCATACGCGAAGATATTTCCATTGAAATTGTAGAATCGGAAAAAACACCCATAGTCATGGCCGATCCCGGACAGATCGAGCAGGTTATTCTCAATTTATGCGTCAATGCCCAGGATGCCATGCCTGCCGGAGGAGTTCTCACTGTAGAGTTGACAGTTGTGGAAATGGAGAACAGTTCGGGACGGAAGTACAATAATATCGAAAAGGGGTCTTATGTTCTGCTGGCCATCAGCGATACGGGACAGGGGATGGCGCCGGAAATCAAGGATAAAATCTTCGAACCCTTTTTCTCTACGAAGGGCGAGTTCGGCATCGGACTCGGACTTGCCACGGTATATGGTATCGTGAACCAGCATAACGGCGATATCCTTGTCTACAGCGAACCCGGACGGGGGTCGACCTTTAAAGTCTATCTTCCCTTGAGTTCGGAAAATCTGCCGGCGGAAAAGAAAGAAGCAGATGGAGAAAACCGACGGGGGTCTGAAACAGTTCTAGTCGCCGAAGACAACAGGCAGGTTAAAGAACTGACGGAAACCATTCTGCGGGATCTGGGATATAATGTCCTGAGCAGCGCCAACGGCACGGAAGCTATAAATGTTCTCTCAACCTACAAGGGGAAAGTGGATATCCTTCTTACCGATGTCATCATGCCCGATATGAACGGCAGAGAGCTTTATGAAAAAATATCCCGGAGCCGGAAAAATCTGAAGGTCCTGTACATGTCGGGTTATGCCGACAAGGCCATGGCACAGCAGAATATTCTGGAAATGGGTTCTCTGTTTATCCAGAAACCCTTTTCCATGGGAAGTCTTGCCAAAAAGTTGCGCGAAGTCATAGAAATGGATTGA
- the lepB gene encoding signal peptidase I, protein MQKFNKYSGRLIITTALYFLVQILYSWRMEPTGKAQLFSLVSAAIIGANIFFIIRLNNKFSDQLLKVFNSYLLISTFGFYLAYCLKASLITSDPDVLKTPLFLELLLLASLLFNAWQIFLYSREIKAWEKKNAKKKKSLFGEIFSWVDALLSAVIFVLLINIFLIQIYSIPSESMYPVFFVKDRPVVDKITRGPELPFTRFRIPPLQKIHRGDIVTFRNPKYKKTVESELKHLLSQFLYMITFTTVNIDRYDEAGNEKADPLVKRVVGLPGEQIQIINDVIYYRESLDEEFKILEKDIHSETDLYTLPQSSLNQLQYLPIDRAAREMLTEWDRAISGLDRTAVLNEIDNKKREAEGIRNRLIASHLAAVKNGLQNKYDRINKGYLSIDLSYQPFQKIENLRDDNVHFIYNLDDAELWSRGWEFLSHGARGGEGEFFDTASNTDLRYKQIVSSWILDNLRYMEGVFTGLPTDAAESGLEEDERLLGEFLGYILRYYDFRNLPPFPANGLIEDDNYFVMGDNRYNSLDLRHGLNKADRFFVGEDENSFVHKSYLHPVTIDERWIEGFVVFRLFPLGRIGIP, encoded by the coding sequence ATGCAGAAATTCAACAAATACAGCGGAAGACTTATAATTACGACAGCCCTTTATTTTCTCGTTCAGATACTCTATTCATGGAGAATGGAACCGACGGGTAAAGCCCAGCTGTTCAGCCTTGTATCAGCAGCTATTATCGGAGCCAATATCTTCTTTATCATAAGGCTCAACAATAAATTCAGCGATCAGCTATTAAAAGTTTTCAACAGCTATCTGCTGATTTCAACTTTCGGTTTTTATCTGGCATACTGTCTTAAGGCCTCGCTTATAACAAGCGACCCCGATGTTCTGAAAACGCCACTGTTTCTGGAACTGCTTCTGCTGGCTTCACTCTTATTCAATGCCTGGCAGATTTTCCTCTACTCCAGAGAGATAAAAGCCTGGGAGAAGAAAAATGCCAAAAAGAAGAAGAGCCTCTTCGGGGAAATCTTCAGCTGGGTGGATGCCCTTCTATCTGCGGTCATCTTCGTGTTGCTGATCAATATCTTTCTGATTCAGATTTACAGCATTCCCTCTGAGTCGATGTACCCGGTCTTTTTTGTCAAAGACAGACCGGTAGTGGACAAAATAACAAGAGGACCGGAACTCCCCTTCACCAGATTCCGGATCCCCCCGCTTCAGAAAATCCACAGGGGAGACATCGTCACATTCCGGAACCCGAAATACAAAAAAACCGTAGAAAGCGAATTGAAGCATCTTCTCTCCCAGTTCCTTTATATGATTACTTTTACAACCGTCAATATTGACCGCTACGACGAAGCGGGAAATGAAAAAGCCGATCCGCTGGTAAAGAGGGTGGTAGGCCTTCCGGGAGAACAGATTCAGATTATCAATGATGTTATTTATTATCGCGAAAGCCTCGATGAGGAGTTCAAAATTCTGGAAAAAGACATACATTCGGAAACGGATCTTTATACTCTGCCTCAGAGCAGTCTGAACCAGCTCCAGTATCTACCGATCGACAGAGCGGCCAGAGAGATGCTGACCGAATGGGACAGAGCCATCAGCGGTCTCGACCGGACGGCTGTTCTCAACGAAATAGACAATAAGAAGCGTGAAGCGGAAGGAATCCGCAATCGATTGATAGCATCCCATCTCGCCGCGGTTAAAAACGGACTTCAGAACAAATACGACAGAATTAATAAAGGGTACCTATCCATAGATCTGTCATATCAGCCTTTTCAGAAAATTGAAAACCTCCGCGACGACAATGTCCATTTTATCTACAACCTGGACGATGCGGAACTGTGGAGCAGGGGCTGGGAGTTTCTGTCTCACGGAGCCCGGGGCGGAGAGGGAGAATTCTTCGATACGGCATCCAATACGGACCTGAGATACAAGCAGATCGTAAGTTCCTGGATTCTTGACAATCTGCGCTATATGGAAGGTGTTTTCACCGGTCTTCCCACCGATGCGGCCGAGTCCGGACTGGAAGAGGACGAACGGCTTCTGGGAGAGTTTCTGGGCTACATTCTCCGCTACTATGACTTCCGCAACCTTCCCCCTTTCCCGGCGAACGGCCTGATCGAAGATGACAACTACTTCGTCATGGGGGACAACCGGTACAACTCCCTGGACTTGAGGCACGGCCTGAACAAAGCGGACCGCTTCTTCGTGGGAGAGGACGAGAACAGCTTTGTTCACAAGTCCTACCTGCACCCCGTCACCATCGACGAGCGGTGGATCGAGGGATTCGTCGTCTTCCGGCTCTTCCCTCTGGGACGGATCGGCATCCCCTGA